In a genomic window of Acipenser ruthenus chromosome 41, fAciRut3.2 maternal haplotype, whole genome shotgun sequence:
- the LOC131708983 gene encoding SCAN domain-containing protein 3-like yields MDFDHKYPLGSRLRSDKITSLKDGYSHSTNIISKATCAQEKATEASLRCVWVMAKHRKPFTDADMVKQCMVTTAETLFAEKKDVVEAFRQLPLSDTTAIRRAEIMAQDVFKQLSEKLKTGKFSIAVDESCDIRDTAQLAMYVRFFDGEKFVEDLLSLIPHNNRTTGEDLFNSVQTFLSNEGFDVNQIVSITTDGAPAMIGTHRGLVKRLQDLNPNLISYHCAIHQTALCAKLSDEYSNVMSMVIKLVNFLRSKSALQHRQFKSFLSEVSADYDDLLVHNDIRWLSRGQVLRRLWEIRVHVEEYLHTIPGKRAEELYTFLRDAASMSILAFLVDLTGHLNDFNLKLQGRNHNVVDLHNSVASFKNKLSLFKSDLETGGMLHFPTLISCRDTADVHQMTSSLDRLLQNFQHRFQEFESVKDVFLFVKNPFVVQANGTWCDQAKASFPDVEKAKLQLELIDLQSDEVLKMRHTETTCETFWTTLVLDSKYPHLRKVAFNILTMFGSTYVCESAFSTMNNIKSRNRSVLTDNHLCNCLRLALTELTPNFKALVHQRTCHFSH; encoded by the coding sequence ATGGATTTTGACCACAAATATCCACTGGGCTCCCGTTTAAGATCAGACAAGATCACTTCATTAAAAGATGGATATTCTCATAGCACAAATATTATTTCAAAGGCTACTTGTGCTCAGGAAAAGGCAACTGAAGCTTCACTGAGGTGTGTGTGGGTTATGGCAAAACACAGGAAACCTTTTACAGATGCGGACATGGTTAAGCAATGTATGGTTActacagctgaaacccttttCGCGGAGAAGAAAGACGTTGTTGAAGCCTTCAGACAACTACCACTTTCAGATACAACAGCTATTAGGCGCGCTGAGATCATGGCACAAGACGTTTTTAAGCAGTTAAGTGAGAAACTGAAAACTGGAAAATTTTCCATAGCAGTGGACGAATCCTGTGATATCAGGGACACAGCTCAGCTAGCAATGTATGTCCGGTTTTTTGATGGAGAGAAATTTGTGGAGGATTTGTTGTCGCTTATACCGCATAACAATCGCACGACAGGTGAGGATTTGTTTAATTCTGTTCAAACTTTTTTGTCTAATGAAGGTTTTGATGTGAATCAGATTGTGTCAATTACAACAGATGGTGCTCCTGCCATGATCGGTACTCACCGAGGGCTTGTGAAACGTCTGCAAGACCTGAACCCCAATTTGATTTCCTATCACTGTGCAATCCACCAAACCGCACTTTGTGCAAAGCTCAGCGATGAGTATTCTAATGTAATGTCAATGGTGATAAAACTTGTCAACTTCCTTCGGTCAAAGTCAGCACTGCAACACAGGCAATTCAAAAGCTTTCTTTCAGAAGTGTCTGCCGATTACGATGACCTCTTGGTCCACAATGACATCCGCTGGCTGAGCAGAGGGCAAGTACTAAGGAGGCTGTGGGAAATTCGAGTTCATGTGGAAGAATATCTGCATACAATTCCAGGGAAAAGGGCAGAAGAACTATACACATTTTTGAGAGATGCCGCAAGCATGAGCATCCTGGCATTCCTTGTTGATTTGACTGGCCACTTAAATGATTTCAACTTAAAGCTACAGGGGCGAAATCACAATGTAGTAGATCTCCATAACAGTGtcgcttcatttaaaaacaaactgagtCTATTCAAAAGTGATTTGGAAACTGGGGGGATGCTGCATTTCCCAACGCTGATAAGCTGCCGGGACACTGCAGACGTGCATCAGATGACGTCATCTCTGgacaggcttcttcaaaacttcCAGCACAGGTTCCAAGAATTTGAAAGTGTTAAAGATGTCTTCCTGTTTGTAAAGAACCCATTCGTGGTGCAAGCAAACGGCACTTGGTGTGATCAAGCAAAAGCATCCTTTCCGGATGTTGAAAAAGCAAAACTACAGCTGGAGCTTATTGATTTACAATCTGATGAAGTGCTTAAGATGCGGCACACTGAAACTACATGTGAAACTTTCTGGACAACCCTTGTGCTGGACTCCAAGTATCCACACTTGAGGAAGGTGGCATTTAACATCTTGACTATGTTTGGCTCGACATACGTGTGTGAGTCTGCGTTCTCAACAATGAACAACATTAAATCGCGTAATCGCTCCGTTTTGACTGATAATCATCTGTGCAACTGCCTCCGTCTTGCCTTGACTGAACTCACTCCAAACTTCAAGGCCCTTGTCCACCAGAGGACCTGTCATTTTTCCCACTGA